A genomic segment from Nitrosopumilus sp. K4 encodes:
- a CDS encoding S8 family serine peptidase, which translates to MPKVAIFFCIILLSSVSANSYGYYGDLHFDTVEKKSDIFNSGILHVDSDFYQENNFKRYIVFGANYDDVDYLKQNSLYGINSENGFFYVMVLEKNIASDLILQGVNVIEDFQLDFHTSNEISDASRIGLITGSDVAESKYNATGKGVKIAIVDTGVDFSNPDIQHSLARDEKNHPIMLDPDGQGIILTNATFFAFIDDDEIIRNYSKPIPENYTSSVYVSKKGVFLDLTNDGKGTNIPIYNSFFPQVGNSVVFNGTLANDMKIGQNNRDYIKSKSGNYHLGVIYQGALQGSLARLQVVPVLLVDSTIAGKYDTIIPDLSTSWEDYTRFDLKSGEKPDYDFDFTDEKPIVLGSGKEFLVYDSNGDGKDDYSAGTIGAKVLDVYGVIGNHTINVDDKLKATNGTLLQPIDPKGQYFGLMTDFMGHGTSSAASITSRGIETYDIYNNTEKFTIKGVAPDAKIIPVKALWFGDTVYSWLWVAGFENNSTNWEFSGVPKADIISNSWGVSNFPSFESPPGLDVLSIILSMLSTPHSLDDDYPGITIISSAGNSGHGYGTIGLPNASPFGISVGATTNNVYVGYGPFKDQPRFGNSTIHYNHVVDFSSRGPGIIGDPKPDLMSIGAHGFVPSNVIKTEKDSKSESFSLFGGTSMAAPLVSGSTAIIMEELQKHSKEYDPFMIKNILMSSANDLENDPFTQGAGLANIENAIKFVNGEKGYFIVHNDQSYENIKKVMEPAIQNFNSTKLGFEKFSLPTKSMPMTSWFAGQLLPGDSSSTTFTIENPSDSPIQITIKPELVSLIKKYSVDSTTAITKDYPSEGKPDVYLPNYVKLSDVKTSEVMADLFDEKLIPKESSLLILNVNFPFDNFMNKTDDVYANDLKISSLYLYDWIDNNNNTKIDNDEISMVNRGGSWGTVQELRVSDPVEKFDGIPVVGVYPVPQRYSYWQGETKQNSTSMDFTLSASYYEKNTWSEIWLDRKEVTVPANDSVEISVNLVPSNNLETGVYQGFITFESENHSVHAPVSYVIKKEIQKDSPVLISGKQSDNILFGTGYTKGAFDMVNRYMAGDWRQYYFDVVDDSISSASIELSWEHPDTNLAVFVMDPKGKIVQTNMPSGVFGHFLGWPSLDWLGNSLFSQGGGFFPVKNKDDTSTVLFVPINQTGTYSLLTHSTLFGGNSTTEPINIAARFSNISFEDYHIDAKPPSVLIPNFTNNDEKIDTKTSNNVSDSKTISEKTPDASEFTSQEMPDNFVVGIALGLVIGIAIGIVIFYVLRQKPSN; encoded by the coding sequence ATGCCCAAGGTGGCTATCTTTTTTTGTATTATTCTTCTGTCTTCAGTATCTGCAAATTCATATGGGTACTATGGTGATCTACATTTTGATACTGTAGAAAAAAAATCTGATATTTTTAACTCTGGAATTTTACATGTTGATTCAGATTTCTATCAAGAAAATAATTTCAAAAGATACATTGTTTTTGGAGCAAATTATGATGATGTAGACTATCTCAAACAAAACTCACTTTATGGAATAAATTCTGAAAATGGATTCTTTTATGTTATGGTGTTAGAAAAAAACATTGCATCTGATCTTATCTTACAAGGTGTAAATGTAATTGAGGACTTTCAATTAGACTTTCATACTTCAAATGAAATCTCTGATGCCTCAAGAATTGGCTTGATTACTGGTTCAGATGTTGCAGAATCAAAATACAATGCTACGGGAAAAGGAGTAAAAATTGCTATAGTGGATACGGGAGTCGACTTTTCAAACCCTGACATTCAACACTCTTTGGCACGTGATGAAAAAAATCACCCCATAATGCTTGATCCTGATGGCCAGGGAATAATTCTAACCAATGCAACATTTTTTGCGTTCATTGATGATGATGAAATAATTCGCAATTACTCAAAACCAATTCCTGAAAACTATACTTCTTCAGTATATGTTTCTAAAAAAGGCGTTTTTCTTGATTTGACAAATGATGGAAAAGGGACAAACATTCCAATCTACAATTCATTTTTCCCACAAGTTGGAAATTCTGTAGTTTTTAATGGGACATTGGCAAATGATATGAAAATTGGCCAAAACAATCGAGACTATATCAAATCAAAAAGTGGAAACTATCATTTGGGTGTAATTTATCAAGGTGCACTTCAAGGATCTCTTGCAAGGCTTCAGGTGGTTCCTGTTCTCTTAGTTGATTCAACAATTGCAGGAAAGTACGATACAATAATCCCTGATCTTAGCACTTCCTGGGAGGATTATACTCGATTTGATCTAAAATCTGGTGAAAAACCAGATTATGATTTTGATTTTACTGATGAAAAACCAATTGTACTGGGAAGTGGAAAAGAGTTTCTTGTTTATGACTCAAATGGTGACGGAAAAGACGATTATAGTGCAGGAACAATTGGTGCCAAAGTTTTGGATGTTTACGGTGTGATTGGTAATCACACAATCAACGTAGATGATAAACTAAAGGCAACAAATGGAACCTTGTTACAACCAATTGATCCTAAGGGACAATATTTTGGATTGATGACTGATTTTATGGGACATGGAACATCCAGTGCAGCATCAATTACATCTAGAGGTATTGAGACATATGATATTTACAATAACACAGAAAAATTTACTATCAAAGGAGTAGCACCTGATGCAAAAATTATCCCTGTAAAGGCATTATGGTTTGGCGATACTGTTTATTCATGGTTGTGGGTTGCTGGATTTGAAAACAATTCTACAAACTGGGAATTTTCTGGAGTTCCCAAAGCCGATATCATATCTAATAGTTGGGGAGTGTCGAATTTTCCTTCATTTGAATCTCCCCCTGGATTAGATGTTCTGTCAATTATTCTCTCAATGCTGTCAACTCCGCATTCTCTTGATGATGATTATCCTGGAATTACAATAATTTCTAGTGCCGGAAATTCTGGACATGGTTATGGAACTATTGGATTGCCAAATGCATCCCCATTTGGAATTTCTGTTGGAGCTACAACAAATAATGTCTATGTAGGGTATGGTCCATTCAAAGACCAGCCCAGATTTGGAAATTCTACAATTCATTATAATCATGTTGTAGATTTTTCAAGTAGGGGTCCTGGAATTATCGGAGATCCTAAACCTGATTTGATGAGCATTGGTGCACACGGCTTTGTTCCTTCTAATGTGATAAAAACTGAAAAAGATTCAAAGTCCGAGTCTTTTTCATTGTTTGGTGGAACAAGTATGGCAGCACCACTTGTTTCAGGAAGTACTGCCATTATAATGGAGGAATTACAAAAGCATTCAAAAGAATATGATCCCTTTATGATAAAAAACATCTTAATGTCTAGCGCAAATGATTTAGAAAATGATCCTTTCACCCAAGGGGCTGGACTTGCAAATATTGAAAATGCTATCAAATTTGTAAATGGCGAAAAAGGGTATTTTATTGTACATAACGATCAATCATATGAAAATATCAAAAAAGTAATGGAGCCTGCAATTCAAAATTTTAACTCTACAAAACTAGGCTTTGAAAAATTTTCACTTCCAACAAAATCAATGCCTATGACAAGCTGGTTTGCAGGACAGTTATTGCCTGGAGACTCGTCATCTACAACTTTTACTATTGAAAATCCTTCTGATTCTCCAATACAGATAACAATTAAACCTGAGCTAGTGTCATTAATCAAAAAATATTCTGTTGACAGTACTACTGCAATCACAAAAGACTATCCTTCTGAAGGAAAACCTGATGTATATTTGCCAAACTACGTCAAACTTTCTGATGTTAAAACATCAGAGGTTATGGCAGATCTGTTTGATGAAAAATTAATTCCTAAAGAATCCTCTTTGCTGATCTTAAATGTAAATTTCCCATTTGATAATTTTATGAATAAAACAGATGATGTCTATGCAAATGATCTAAAAATCTCATCGTTGTATCTTTATGATTGGATAGATAACAACAACAATACCAAAATTGACAATGATGAAATTTCAATGGTTAACAGGGGAGGTTCTTGGGGAACTGTTCAGGAATTAAGAGTTTCTGATCCTGTTGAAAAATTTGATGGCATTCCAGTTGTTGGAGTTTATCCCGTACCTCAAAGATATTCCTATTGGCAAGGGGAGACAAAACAAAATTCAACTTCTATGGATTTTACTTTGTCTGCAAGTTATTATGAAAAAAATACTTGGTCTGAAATATGGTTAGATAGAAAAGAAGTTACAGTGCCTGCAAATGATTCTGTAGAAATTAGTGTTAACTTAGTCCCCTCAAATAATTTAGAAACTGGCGTCTATCAGGGATTTATTACATTTGAATCAGAAAATCATAGTGTGCATGCACCTGTTTCTTATGTGATTAAAAAAGAAATTCAAAAAGATTCTCCTGTATTGATTTCTGGAAAACAAAGTGACAATATACTTTTTGGAACTGGATACACAAAAGGTGCTTTTGATATGGTTAATAGGTACATGGCAGGTGATTGGAGACAATATTATTTTGATGTTGTTGATGATTCAATAAGCTCAGCCTCAATTGAATTATCTTGGGAACATCCTGATACTAATCTTGCAGTATTTGTAATGGATCCCAAAGGAAAAATTGTTCAAACTAACATGCCCTCTGGTGTTTTTGGCCATTTTCTTGGATGGCCATCACTTGATTGGTTGGGCAATTCACTGTTTAGTCAGGGTGGTGGATTTTTCCCAGTAAAAAATAAGGATGATACCTCTACAGTTCTCTTTGTACCAATTAATCAAACTGGAACTTATTCTCTTTTAACCCACTCTACTCTATTTGGAGGAAACAGTACGACAGAGCCAATAAACATTGCAGCAAGGTTTTCAAATATCTCATTTGAAGATTATCACATTGATGCCAAACCTCCATCTGTTCTAATTCCTAACTTTACAAACAATGACGAAAAAATAGATACAAAAACCTCGAATAATGTATCTGATTCTAAAACAATTTCAGAAAAAACTCCAGATGCATCTGAGTTTACATCTCAAGAGATGCCAGATAACTTTGTAGTTGGTATTGCACTTGGATTGGTTATTGGAATTGCGATCGGAATTGTCATCTTTTATGTCCTCAGACAAAAACCATCAAATTGA
- a CDS encoding ubiquinol-cytochrome c reductase iron-sulfur subunit, with amino-acid sequence MSEQGTQKSGGLSRRDFLKLMGAAGTGLAFAPFVPFGNFMPNPSQASLEKVPVILPDGTQANVKTFPLNHSEVITYPSTGDPALDTEAFRKWQFIRLPEEYGGSAQDVTAFRAFSMVCLHLWCLWKYWPEETKKRGECPCHGSVYDPRTGTAYIGPASLQAAPSNTLPKLDFEADSDGFLWVLPPVWGVNDNGVIGYGRFA; translated from the coding sequence ATGTCAGAGCAGGGGACCCAAAAGTCTGGCGGATTATCCAGAAGGGATTTTCTTAAATTGATGGGAGCTGCAGGTACAGGCTTAGCATTTGCTCCATTTGTTCCATTTGGAAATTTTATGCCAAACCCATCTCAAGCATCACTTGAAAAAGTACCTGTAATTTTACCTGATGGGACTCAGGCAAACGTCAAAACATTTCCACTTAACCATTCTGAAGTAATTACTTATCCAAGTACCGGTGATCCTGCACTTGATACAGAAGCTTTTCGAAAATGGCAATTTATTCGACTACCTGAAGAATATGGTGGATCAGCACAAGATGTAACAGCTTTTAGAGCATTTAGTATGGTGTGTCTTCATCTTTGGTGTTTATGGAAATATTGGCCTGAAGAAACAAAGAAGAGAGGTGAATGTCCTTGTCATGGAAGTGTTTATGACCCAAGAACTGGGACTGCATACATTGGACCTGCATCCTTGCAAGCCGCACCTTCTAACACTTTGCCAAAATTAGATTTTGAAGCTGACTCTGATGGTTTCTTGTGGGTATTGCCACCTGTTTGGGGTGTAAATGATAATGGAGTGATTGGATATGGCCGCTTCGCTTGA
- a CDS encoding cytochrome b N-terminal domain-containing protein produces the protein MAASLERRTGAVAFFYWLWDGLDRTIFTAIKFSFPARFVSPFGFLGMLTFVVFVILGISGALLMFYYQPMLDRAWDSVQFINDEVPFGFHIRNIHYHGSNAMVLLAVLHMYYQYFSGRYKIRNEILWATGVILGTVTILEAFTGYDIIFSERAELAISIAASLTTSIPVIGPTMRDAMFGAGFSDFVLRFYAQHVFLLPLVMLGLMAVHFPRFLVFDVPMVMAIGGAILITGGVFPIDMGFKFEPTVPPGITVPEWYLTGIYAFLRTQYDKFVTGVLWPGIFIAAIMLTPFIDRYKKFSWKDRPIITAFGITGLAQVMVTTYWGFYIPADTTLSLVERLVIDPVFLYSVMILMVPLGFGFTYMMIKLAKESERKAKLAKEKGPNKVATINLSQKWINWLLVALLAFQVFLNIAAYNAALTGMKNISLFFIGLILIVFAAFFHIYRYGMNEAKNAPPPPPIPIPDEKPKEIAQEETVPEPGKIPEGEASGEKPKAIAPEVQTPKTQAELGSGTNSPDIGASDLNKP, from the coding sequence ATGGCCGCTTCGCTTGAGAGAAGAACTGGCGCAGTAGCGTTCTTTTACTGGTTATGGGATGGATTAGACAGAACAATTTTTACTGCAATCAAGTTTTCATTTCCTGCACGTTTTGTAAGTCCGTTTGGATTTTTAGGAATGCTAACATTTGTTGTATTTGTCATCTTGGGAATTTCAGGAGCTCTCTTGATGTTTTACTATCAACCTATGTTGGATAGAGCTTGGGACAGTGTTCAGTTTATCAACGACGAAGTTCCATTTGGTTTTCATATTAGAAACATTCACTACCATGGTTCTAATGCTATGGTTCTTTTAGCTGTACTTCACATGTATTATCAATACTTTAGTGGAAGATACAAAATTAGAAATGAGATTCTTTGGGCAACTGGTGTTATTTTAGGGACCGTAACAATTCTTGAAGCATTTACTGGTTATGATATTATTTTTAGTGAACGTGCAGAACTTGCAATTAGTATTGCAGCGTCGTTGACCACATCTATTCCTGTTATTGGGCCTACAATGCGTGATGCGATGTTTGGTGCGGGATTCTCAGACTTTGTTTTGAGATTTTATGCTCAGCATGTTTTCCTTTTACCATTGGTGATGCTTGGATTAATGGCAGTGCACTTTCCAAGATTCCTTGTGTTTGATGTGCCAATGGTTATGGCAATCGGCGGTGCTATTTTGATTACTGGTGGTGTTTTCCCAATTGATATGGGCTTCAAGTTTGAGCCTACTGTGCCACCTGGAATTACAGTGCCTGAATGGTACTTGACTGGAATCTATGCATTTTTGAGAACCCAGTATGACAAGTTTGTAACAGGCGTCTTGTGGCCTGGAATATTCATAGCTGCAATTATGCTAACGCCGTTTATTGATAGATACAAGAAATTCTCTTGGAAAGATCGTCCTATAATCACTGCATTTGGAATTACTGGATTGGCCCAAGTAATGGTTACAACCTACTGGGGATTCTATATTCCTGCAGATACTACACTGTCACTAGTAGAGCGTTTGGTAATTGATCCTGTATTCTTGTATTCAGTAATGATATTGATGGTTCCTCTAGGATTTGGATTCACATACATGATGATTAAACTTGCAAAAGAATCCGAAAGAAAAGCAAAATTAGCCAAGGAAAAGGGACCAAACAAAGTCGCAACAATTAACCTATCTCAAAAATGGATTAATTGGCTGCTTGTTGCATTGTTAGCGTTCCAAGTATTCCTAAACATCGCTGCATATAATGCAGCCTTGACTGGAATGAAGAATATTTCTCTATTCTTTATTGGATTGATTCTAATTGTGTTTGCAGCATTTTTCCATATCTACAGGTATGGTATGAATGAAGCAAAAAATGCTCCACCACCACCTCCAATTCCAATACCAGATGAAAAGCCAAAAGAAATTGCACAAGAAGAGACTGTTCCAGAACCAGGAAAAATCCCAGAAGGAGAAGCATCTGGTGAAAAACCAAAAGCGATTGCTCCAGAAGTCCAGACTCCAAAAACTCAAGCAGAATTGGGTTCAGGAACAAACAGTCCTGACATTGGTGCATCAGATCTAAACAAACCATAA
- a CDS encoding plastocyanin/azurin family copper-binding protein, giving the protein MSAPTSSHAYGIGVIAIIVALSASVVFYTSYYLPESLAKPSVDEHVLHPVEEMIIDMIPGSANPEQQDNFVPKLVNVQLSIDNHVIWTNSDETPHTVTPDHRHEDSYSGDFGSPGVVKPGETYEFLFTEEQEVAYHCSPHPWMTGTVTVTKARF; this is encoded by the coding sequence ATGAGTGCACCGACTTCTAGTCATGCATATGGCATTGGAGTTATTGCAATTATTGTAGCACTATCTGCAAGCGTGGTTTTTTACACTTCGTACTATCTTCCAGAGTCTCTTGCAAAACCATCAGTTGATGAACATGTTTTGCACCCTGTTGAGGAAATGATTATTGATATGATTCCTGGTTCAGCCAATCCTGAGCAACAAGACAACTTTGTTCCTAAACTGGTAAATGTTCAACTATCCATTGATAATCATGTAATATGGACAAACAGCGATGAAACTCCTCACACTGTAACCCCAGATCACAGACATGAAGACTCGTACAGCGGAGACTTTGGTTCCCCCGGAGTTGTAAAACCTGGAGAGACATACGAATTTCTCTTTACTGAAGAACAAGAAGTTGCATATCATTGCAGTCCTCATCCCTGGATGACTGGAACAGTTACTGTAACTAAGGCCCGATTCTAA
- a CDS encoding DNA glycosylase, which produces MIDYNKINLENTINSGQVFLWKKYDGLWYGVNGQDILEINKYGKIKSYQNYRLDFLRKRDNMKKIIQSISKDKIIKNAIKKYLGLRVLRQDPFQCFISFIASSNSNIQKIRNSLENLSIKLGEKIEFDKKEFFLFPDSKTIANSTLEEIKNCGLGYRSKFVINAAKMIESGIIDFDYLKKCDYYEAKKNILQVPGIGNKVADCILLFSLEKFDAFPLDRWMFRILQKYYSEKFNTKTKSITDKQYTLLHEKIIDYFGPYAGYAQQFLFKMERENYQKNWL; this is translated from the coding sequence ATGATCGATTACAATAAGATCAATTTAGAAAATACAATTAACAGCGGTCAAGTTTTTCTTTGGAAGAAATACGATGGTTTGTGGTACGGAGTAAATGGACAAGATATTCTAGAGATTAACAAATATGGAAAAATAAAGTCATATCAGAATTACAGATTAGATTTTTTAAGAAAAAGGGACAACATGAAGAAAATCATTCAAAGCATTTCCAAAGATAAAATCATTAAAAATGCAATAAAAAAATACCTAGGACTACGAGTTTTAAGACAAGATCCATTTCAATGTTTTATCTCATTTATTGCATCATCAAACTCAAACATTCAGAAGATTAGAAACAGCCTTGAAAACTTGTCAATAAAACTAGGGGAAAAAATTGAGTTTGATAAAAAAGAGTTTTTCTTGTTCCCAGATTCAAAAACCATAGCAAATTCAACTTTGGAAGAAATAAAAAATTGTGGTTTGGGATATAGATCCAAATTTGTTATTAATGCAGCAAAAATGATTGAGAGTGGCATAATTGACTTTGATTATTTAAAAAAATGCGACTATTATGAGGCAAAAAAAAATATTTTGCAAGTACCGGGAATTGGAAATAAAGTTGCAGATTGTATTTTGCTTTTTTCTTTAGAAAAATTTGATGCGTTTCCATTAGATAGATGGATGTTTAGAATTTTACAGAAATATTATAGTGAAAAATTCAATACAAAAACAAAATCAATAACAGATAAACAGTATACATTATTGCATGAAAAGATAATTGATTATTTTGGTCCATATGCAGGATATGCTCAGCAGTTTCTCTTCAAAATGGAAAGAGAGAATTATCAGAAAAACTGGTTGTAA
- a CDS encoding MBL fold metallo-hydrolase, translating to MDVKVLGAANEVGRSGFLVNCGGTNLLLDYGVLFGKRGTPPGYPVHVKPKDLDAIIITHAHLDHSGNVPSLFVSGSTDVYATPPTFDLSKLLIEDMLKIEKNAHPFDIPELNNMMRNAKEIGYRQKITKGNASFEFRESGHVIGGSTVLVESEKKRLFYTGDIKIHGSRMLREADLDVGDIDLLITESTYSQTEQIPRKESEKQLLEFANEVMDRKGTLFIPSFSVERSQEIACILRNANFKHRIIMDGMALKVNEIMFRHPNYLRDPKVFADAINSALSIREHGERKRAMEEPCVVISPAGMLVGGNAVYYLQQLAFDDKNGIALVSYQGEGTPGRKLLETGKVSSRGKDLNVLAEVKQFEFSGHSDRNELFELIKKIKGNPKVLTVHGDAESCDKFAQEIHEKFGLEAYAPAVNETISV from the coding sequence TTGGATGTAAAAGTTTTAGGAGCGGCAAATGAGGTAGGTCGTTCTGGATTTCTAGTAAACTGCGGAGGGACTAACCTTCTCTTAGATTATGGAGTATTATTTGGAAAAAGAGGCACCCCACCAGGATATCCAGTTCATGTAAAACCTAAAGATTTGGATGCCATAATCATCACTCATGCTCATCTAGATCACTCAGGAAATGTGCCATCTCTTTTTGTCAGTGGAAGCACAGATGTTTATGCTACACCTCCAACCTTTGATTTGTCAAAATTATTGATTGAAGATATGTTAAAAATTGAAAAAAATGCCCATCCATTTGACATACCAGAATTAAACAACATGATGAGAAACGCCAAAGAGATTGGATATAGACAAAAAATAACAAAAGGAAATGCCTCATTTGAGTTCAGAGAATCAGGACATGTGATAGGAGGAAGTACAGTACTTGTTGAGTCAGAAAAAAAACGTCTTTTCTATACAGGAGACATTAAAATTCACGGTTCAAGAATGTTACGTGAAGCAGATTTAGATGTAGGAGATATTGATTTGTTAATAACGGAGAGTACGTATTCTCAGACAGAGCAAATACCAAGAAAAGAATCTGAAAAACAGCTTTTAGAGTTTGCAAATGAAGTAATGGATAGAAAAGGAACATTGTTTATCCCATCATTTTCAGTTGAGCGTTCTCAAGAAATTGCTTGTATTTTAAGAAATGCAAATTTCAAACATAGAATCATTATGGACGGAATGGCACTAAAAGTAAATGAAATTATGTTTAGACATCCAAATTATCTAAGAGATCCTAAAGTTTTTGCAGATGCAATAAACAGCGCATTATCAATTAGAGAGCATGGAGAAAGAAAACGTGCAATGGAAGAGCCTTGCGTTGTAATATCACCAGCTGGAATGCTGGTTGGCGGAAATGCAGTGTATTATTTGCAACAACTAGCTTTTGACGATAAAAATGGAATTGCACTTGTATCATATCAAGGTGAGGGAACGCCTGGAAGAAAATTACTAGAAACTGGCAAAGTATCTTCAAGGGGCAAAGATCTTAATGTATTAGCAGAGGTAAAACAGTTTGAATTTTCAGGACATTCTGACAGAAATGAACTCTTTGAGTTGATTAAAAAGATCAAAGGAAATCCCAAAGTTTTGACTGTTCATGGAGATGCAGAATCGTGTGACAAATTTGCCCAAGAAATTCATGAGAAATTTGGCCTTGAAGCATATGCTCCAGCGGTAAATGAGACAATTTCTGTCTAA
- a CDS encoding ATP-binding protein → MPIAILPDIDEQRCIGCALCVEICTSLGPDVLRVKPVEGWKRGKAFVFYPERCISDGACIGVCPTKSIFWMRPMNYTAGQPVPLHKNGVFIKGWAEDAAL, encoded by the coding sequence ATGCCAATAGCAATACTTCCAGACATCGATGAACAAAGATGTATCGGATGTGCACTATGTGTAGAAATCTGTACTTCTCTTGGTCCTGATGTCCTTAGAGTTAAACCTGTTGAAGGCTGGAAGAGAGGTAAAGCATTTGTTTTCTACCCAGAAAGATGTATTTCTGATGGTGCATGCATCGGTGTATGCCCAACAAAATCAATCTTTTGGATGAGACCAATGAATTACACTGCTGGACAACCAGTTCCTCTTCACAAAAATGGTGTCTTCATCAAAGGTTGGGCAGAAGACGCAGCTCTATAA
- the tgtA gene encoding tRNA guanosine(15) transglycosylase TgtA: MFEILKTDLAGRIGVLETNHGKIETPAYVPVIHPVKQTVPSKKIKEIGFDLVITNAYITRNNYGEDAIQKGIHKIIDFDGAIMTDSGGYQVLEYGDVQVSPPEMANFEKGIMTDFAIPLDKPTGYGLPRKKADAYVKHTLQVSKETLQNSADNGQIWIGPIQGGEHFDLVGKSTKSLVDIGFKMLALGSPVEFMESYEYKLLAQMIVAAKKQMPHSIPLHLFGAGHPLTIPFAVALGCDTFDSASYMLYAKQERYITEDGTRYLKDISVFPCNCEVCSKYTPSELKQLEYKVKVNEIALHNLHAIKIEVDKVKQAIFEGRLWEYVLKKARAHPKLFEMIEVLTENTDFLSKSTPKFKERAIFLFDKVDQFRPEVQAYHNIVRKFKTKKKTLLIIKETKTKPAYLSQQYLSMKKKIKDVESSQICQYNPHLGLIPLEISDIFPAAHHETARLEFNPKKFTEFEITWKKFFDNNKFTEVHYDKSDQFLKHFIKSIPKGIKKKSLV, encoded by the coding sequence TTGTTTGAAATTCTTAAAACGGACTTGGCTGGCAGAATTGGTGTTTTAGAAACAAACCATGGAAAAATTGAAACTCCAGCATATGTTCCAGTCATCCATCCAGTAAAACAAACAGTACCTTCAAAAAAAATCAAAGAGATTGGTTTTGATTTGGTTATTACTAATGCATACATTACTAGAAACAATTACGGTGAAGATGCAATTCAGAAGGGAATTCACAAAATTATTGATTTTGATGGAGCAATCATGACAGATTCTGGAGGATACCAAGTATTAGAGTACGGGGATGTTCAAGTATCACCACCTGAAATGGCAAATTTTGAAAAAGGAATAATGACAGATTTTGCAATTCCATTAGACAAGCCAACAGGGTATGGATTACCAAGAAAAAAAGCAGACGCATATGTTAAACATACATTACAAGTTTCAAAAGAAACTCTGCAAAACAGTGCAGACAATGGACAAATTTGGATTGGGCCAATTCAAGGAGGCGAACATTTTGATCTTGTTGGAAAATCAACTAAAAGTCTAGTCGATATTGGATTCAAAATGCTTGCATTAGGTAGCCCTGTTGAATTTATGGAGTCTTATGAGTACAAGTTATTAGCACAGATGATTGTTGCTGCAAAAAAACAAATGCCACATTCAATTCCATTACACCTTTTTGGCGCAGGCCATCCCCTGACAATTCCTTTTGCTGTAGCACTTGGATGTGATACATTTGATTCAGCATCATACATGCTTTATGCTAAACAAGAGCGTTACATTACAGAAGACGGTACGAGATACCTAAAGGACATTTCAGTATTTCCATGTAATTGCGAGGTATGTTCAAAGTACACACCCAGTGAATTAAAGCAATTAGAATACAAAGTAAAAGTAAATGAAATTGCATTGCATAATCTTCATGCAATAAAGATTGAAGTGGACAAAGTAAAGCAGGCAATTTTTGAGGGCAGGCTATGGGAATATGTTCTAAAAAAAGCACGTGCCCACCCAAAACTGTTTGAAATGATTGAGGTGTTAACAGAAAATACAGATTTTTTATCAAAATCAACTCCAAAATTTAAAGAAAGAGCAATTTTTCTTTTTGACAAAGTTGATCAGTTTCGACCTGAAGTTCAAGCATATCACAACATTGTTAGAAAATTCAAAACAAAGAAAAAGACACTGTTAATCATAAAAGAAACAAAGACAAAACCGGCTTACCTATCTCAACAATATTTGTCAATGAAGAAAAAAATAAAGGATGTGGAATCATCTCAGATTTGTCAATACAATCCGCATTTAGGATTAATCCCATTAGAGATTTCAGATATTTTTCCAGCTGCACATCATGAAACTGCAAGGCTTGAGTTTAACCCAAAAAAGTTTACAGAGTTTGAAATTACATGGAAGAAGTTTTTTGACAACAACAAATTCACAGAAGTGCATTATGACAAGAGTGATCAATTTCTAAAACATTTCATCAAATCAATTCCAAAAGGCATCAAGAAAAAATCACTTGTTTAA